The Planococcus donghaensis genome contains a region encoding:
- a CDS encoding YwpF family protein translates to MKTFKMLSLGIEKEDQVTDYPVHDGIIINQENKERSWILEMLVDLPHQETFDRLKESNELIAVQVVISYPKNEPAPFEVIVKDVKVMGDHVSVLMKGTLKRARRKYAETLLSELLEDGLEGQELLERFETDMRTRPGLRKDEA, encoded by the coding sequence ATGAAAACATTTAAAATGCTATCATTAGGTATTGAAAAAGAAGATCAAGTAACTGACTATCCGGTACATGATGGCATCATTATTAACCAGGAGAATAAAGAACGTTCATGGATTCTTGAAATGCTCGTCGATTTGCCACACCAAGAAACTTTTGATCGCTTAAAAGAAAGCAATGAACTAATCGCAGTACAAGTTGTCATTTCCTATCCTAAAAACGAACCTGCACCTTTTGAAGTTATCGTTAAAGATGTAAAAGTTATGGGTGACCATGTTTCGGTATTGATGAAAGGTACGTTAAAACGGGCTCGCCGAAAATACGCAGAAACGCTTCTTTCTGAACTTTTAGAGGATGGACTCGAAGGACAAGAGTTGCTTGAACGTTTTGAAACAGATATGCGCACTCGTCCAGGACTTCGTAAAGACGAAGCATAA
- the fabZ gene encoding 3-hydroxyacyl-ACP dehydratase FabZ: MLTTEQIQAILPHRYPFLMVDRILEIEAGKKAVGLKNVSANEDFFNGHFPGYPVMPGVLIVEALAQVGAAAVLQLDANKGRLAFFTGIDNCRFKRQVVPGDQLRLEVVLTKLRGSMGKGHAIATVDGELACECDILFALGPVASE; encoded by the coding sequence TTGTTGACAACTGAACAAATTCAAGCAATTTTACCACATCGCTACCCATTTTTGATGGTAGATCGTATTTTAGAAATTGAAGCTGGCAAGAAAGCTGTAGGCTTAAAAAATGTCTCGGCGAACGAAGATTTCTTTAATGGTCATTTCCCAGGCTACCCCGTTATGCCAGGTGTGTTAATCGTTGAAGCATTGGCACAAGTTGGTGCAGCGGCTGTGTTACAGTTAGATGCCAACAAAGGGCGTTTAGCATTCTTTACAGGAATCGATAACTGTCGCTTTAAGCGACAAGTTGTACCGGGCGATCAGTTGCGTTTAGAAGTTGTATTGACAAAACTGCGTGGGTCAATGGGCAAAGGTCATGCCATCGCTACAGTAGACGGAGAGCTTGCTTGTGAATGTGATATTCTTTTTGCGTTAGGACCAGTCGCTTCTGAATAA
- a CDS encoding DNA-directed RNA polymerase subunit beta encodes MAELKKNFSFRKKTTKDVAESKSSKKTWWVQIRLFPIWLRIVIVVALIVLAAVLGVMIGYGVIGDGSPSDALKWETWQHILDIMSGK; translated from the coding sequence ATGGCTGAACTGAAGAAAAACTTTTCTTTTCGAAAAAAAACTACAAAAGATGTGGCAGAATCAAAAAGTTCTAAAAAGACATGGTGGGTTCAAATCCGCCTATTTCCAATCTGGCTACGTATCGTCATAGTGGTCGCTTTAATCGTCTTAGCAGCTGTTTTGGGCGTTATGATTGGTTACGGCGTAATTGGAGACGGTAGTCCTAGCGATGCGCTAAAATGGGAAACATGGCAGCACATATTAGATATTATGAGCGGCAAATAA
- a CDS encoding rod shape-determining protein — protein MFSKDIGIDLGTANVLIYVKGKGIILNEPSIVARDRKTEEVLAVGKEASKMLGRTPKHIESIRPLKDGVIYDFDVTETMLKHFVHILKLKGFMSKPRILICCPTNITSIEQNAIREVAQKAGAKKVYVEVEPKVAAIGAGLNIYQPNASMVIDIGGGTTDVAVLSLGDIVSSETIKVAGDRFDQQIMKYVKHQHKLLIGEKTAEKLKIKLGTAGKHLEEKKMEVRGRDILTGYPKTLTLSSFEIEEAIRESVEAIVEAARAVLEKTPPELASDIIESGAVLTGGGAMLNGLDQYLSEKLEIPISIADNPMECVVQGTGLMLEAKENVFHAKKTRPNNR, from the coding sequence ATGTTTTCTAAAGACATTGGAATCGATCTTGGAACGGCGAATGTATTAATATATGTTAAAGGTAAAGGAATTATTTTAAACGAACCCTCTATAGTAGCCAGGGATAGAAAAACTGAAGAAGTTCTAGCAGTGGGAAAAGAAGCAAGTAAAATGCTGGGTAGAACACCAAAACACATTGAATCGATTCGTCCGCTAAAAGACGGAGTCATCTACGATTTTGATGTGACTGAAACCATGTTGAAACATTTCGTGCATATTTTAAAACTAAAAGGTTTTATGTCCAAACCACGTATTTTGATTTGCTGTCCAACAAACATAACTAGCATCGAACAAAATGCCATTCGTGAAGTTGCACAAAAAGCAGGAGCTAAAAAAGTATATGTCGAAGTCGAGCCTAAAGTAGCTGCAATAGGTGCAGGACTGAATATTTATCAGCCAAATGCTAGCATGGTTATAGATATCGGAGGCGGAACTACAGATGTAGCTGTCTTATCATTAGGAGACATTGTGTCGAGTGAAACGATTAAAGTAGCGGGTGATCGCTTTGATCAGCAAATCATGAAATATGTGAAACATCAGCATAAGTTATTGATTGGTGAAAAAACTGCAGAAAAATTAAAAATTAAATTGGGTACGGCAGGTAAACATCTTGAAGAAAAAAAGATGGAAGTCCGGGGACGCGATATATTAACGGGATATCCCAAAACGTTGACCCTCAGTTCTTTTGAAATCGAAGAAGCAATAAGAGAATCCGTAGAAGCTATTGTAGAAGCTGCCCGTGCAGTCCTTGAAAAAACACCACCCGAACTTGCTTCAGATATTATTGAAAGTGGTGCGGTTTTAACAGGTGGAGGTGCAATGTTAAATGGTCTAGATCAATACTTATCGGAAAAACTAGAAATTCCAATTTCAATTGCTGACAACCCGATGGAATGTGTTGTGCAAGGTACGGGTTTAATGTTAGAAGCAAAAGAAAATGTTTTTCATGCGAAAAAAACAAGGCCAAACAACAGATAG
- the murA gene encoding UDP-N-acetylglucosamine 1-carboxyvinyltransferase yields MDQIIVKGGQKLKGKVRVEGAKNAVLPVLAGALLASNGKSIIKEVPNLADVYTIQEVLRSLNVAVEYFPEKNEMIIDSSATLSSEAQFEYVRKMRASILVMGPVLARNGFARVALPGGCAIGSRPIDQHLKGFEAMGASITFGNGFVEAKTNGRLRGAKIYLDFPSVGATENIMMAAALADGTTIIENAAKEPEIVDVANYINEMGGRVIGAGTDTMRIEGVKEMHGATHYIIPDRVEAGTFMVAAAITEGDVIIENAVPEHMTALISKMGEMGVDIQETEEGLRIRASLPLRSIDIKTMPHPGFPTDMQSQMMSLMLTATGNGVLTETVFENRFMHVEEFRRMNASVKIEGRSVIMEGPSKLQGAEVAATDLRAAAALILAGLAADGITRVNELYHLDRGYVGFHTKLAALGADIERVTVEQAEVKVEQLV; encoded by the coding sequence GTGGATCAGATTATCGTAAAAGGCGGCCAAAAGTTAAAAGGAAAGGTACGGGTAGAAGGGGCTAAAAACGCAGTTTTACCTGTATTGGCTGGAGCATTATTAGCTTCAAATGGCAAAAGTATTATTAAAGAAGTACCAAATTTAGCAGATGTTTATACAATTCAAGAAGTATTGAGAAGCTTGAACGTAGCTGTTGAATATTTCCCAGAAAAAAATGAAATGATTATTGATTCTTCAGCAACTTTATCAAGTGAAGCTCAATTTGAATACGTTCGTAAAATGCGTGCTTCTATTTTAGTTATGGGACCAGTTCTTGCACGTAACGGTTTTGCACGTGTAGCTTTACCTGGTGGTTGTGCAATTGGATCACGTCCAATTGATCAACATTTAAAAGGATTTGAAGCAATGGGCGCGAGTATTACCTTTGGTAATGGTTTCGTTGAAGCTAAAACAAATGGCCGCTTACGCGGTGCGAAAATCTATTTAGATTTCCCAAGTGTTGGGGCAACGGAAAACATTATGATGGCTGCTGCTTTAGCAGACGGTACAACTATTATTGAAAATGCTGCTAAAGAACCGGAAATTGTTGATGTCGCGAATTACATCAATGAAATGGGTGGTCGCGTTATCGGTGCAGGTACAGATACAATGCGCATCGAAGGTGTAAAAGAAATGCATGGCGCTACGCACTATATTATTCCGGATCGTGTAGAAGCTGGAACGTTTATGGTTGCTGCGGCAATCACTGAAGGTGATGTAATTATCGAAAACGCAGTACCTGAACACATGACTGCGCTAATTTCTAAAATGGGTGAAATGGGTGTTGATATTCAGGAAACTGAAGAAGGATTACGCATTCGTGCTAGTCTTCCACTTCGTTCAATTGATATCAAAACTATGCCACACCCAGGTTTCCCAACGGACATGCAATCACAAATGATGTCTTTAATGCTTACTGCAACAGGCAATGGAGTATTGACCGAAACTGTGTTTGAAAATCGCTTTATGCACGTAGAAGAATTCCGTCGTATGAATGCTTCTGTAAAAATTGAAGGACGCTCTGTTATTATGGAAGGTCCGTCGAAACTACAAGGGGCTGAAGTTGCTGCTACAGACTTACGAGCTGCTGCTGCGTTGATTCTTGCGGGTCTTGCTGCAGATGGAATCACACGAGTTAACGAGCTTTACCATTTAGATCGTGGATATGTAGGCTTCCATACAAAACTTGCTGCTTTAGGCGCTGATATTGAGCGTGTAACTGTTGAACAAGCTGAAGTAAAAGTCGAGCAATTGGTCTAA
- a CDS encoding DUF1146 family protein: METMIGQNALISIFSHIFFTGVAFYAMRALMIEKLIHKHHILQAQILYIFLSISIGTMVSTFFLNISSWSRQLPYLF; this comes from the coding sequence ATGGAAACCATGATTGGCCAGAACGCTTTAATATCGATATTTAGTCATATTTTCTTTACCGGGGTTGCTTTTTATGCAATGCGTGCCTTAATGATTGAGAAATTGATTCACAAACACCATATATTACAAGCACAAATTCTATATATTTTTCTCAGCATTTCGATAGGGACAATGGTATCTACTTTTTTCCTAAATATTTCATCTTGGTCAAGGCAATTGCCTTATCTGTTTTAG
- a CDS encoding F0F1 ATP synthase subunit epsilon, translating to MKTITVNIVTPDGPVYDSEVSMVIAVTSTGEMGILPGHIPTVAPLGIGAVRLKKENSTELVAVNGGFLEIRPEKVTILAQSAERATDIDLSRAQESAKRAEALLQANKDEIDFKRAELALKRAMNRINVYEGNI from the coding sequence ATGAAGACCATTACAGTCAATATTGTCACTCCCGACGGCCCGGTATACGATTCAGAAGTATCTATGGTTATTGCAGTTACATCAACAGGTGAGATGGGTATTTTACCAGGTCACATTCCAACAGTTGCTCCTCTTGGAATCGGTGCAGTCCGATTGAAGAAAGAGAACTCTACAGAATTAGTTGCTGTAAATGGTGGGTTTCTAGAAATCCGCCCTGAAAAAGTGACTATCCTTGCACAATCGGCTGAACGCGCGACAGACATTGATCTATCACGTGCTCAAGAATCCGCTAAACGTGCAGAAGCACTCTTACAGGCAAATAAAGATGAAATCGACTTTAAACGTGCAGAATTGGCGTTAAAGCGTGCGATGAATCGTATCAACGTTTATGAGGGTAACATTTAA
- the atpD gene encoding F0F1 ATP synthase subunit beta yields the protein MNTGHVLQVMGPVVDVKFANGQLPAIYNALTVNIDRPGQAQVVLTLEVALHLGDDSVRTIAMESTDGLQRGSVVTDLGRAISVPVGDVTLGRVFNVLGEIIDLGEEIPLTERRDPIHRSAPTFEHLSTEVEILETGIKVVDLLAPYIKGGKIGLFGGAGVGKTVLIQELINNIAQEHGGLSVFAGVGERTREGNDLFHEMSDSGVIKKTAMVFGQMNEPPGARMRVALSGLTMAEYFRDEQGADVLLFIDNIFRFTQAGSEVSALLGRMPSAVGYQPTLATEMGQLQERITTTSAGSVTSIQAIYVPADDYTDPAPATTFAHLDATTNLERKLSEMGIYPAVDPLASTSRALSPEIVGAEHYAISREVQETLQRYRELQDIFAILGMDELSDEDKLTVNRARRVQNFLSQNFHVAEQFTGQKGSYVPVQETIKGFRGILDGKYDHLPEDAFRLVGRIEEVIAKAKSMGVEV from the coding sequence ATGAACACAGGACACGTTCTTCAGGTTATGGGACCAGTTGTAGATGTTAAGTTTGCTAACGGCCAACTTCCAGCTATTTATAATGCCCTAACTGTAAATATTGATCGTCCCGGACAAGCTCAAGTTGTTTTGACACTTGAAGTGGCTCTTCACCTTGGTGACGATTCAGTCCGTACAATCGCGATGGAATCTACTGATGGATTACAACGTGGTTCAGTAGTAACTGACTTGGGCAGAGCAATTTCTGTTCCAGTTGGAGATGTAACATTAGGTCGTGTATTCAACGTACTTGGTGAAATTATCGATTTAGGGGAAGAAATTCCGTTAACAGAGCGCCGTGACCCGATTCACCGTTCTGCACCTACATTCGAGCATTTATCCACAGAAGTTGAAATTCTTGAAACAGGTATTAAAGTTGTTGACTTGCTTGCCCCTTACATTAAAGGTGGTAAAATCGGTCTCTTCGGTGGTGCCGGTGTAGGTAAAACAGTTCTTATTCAAGAATTGATCAACAACATCGCACAAGAACACGGTGGTTTATCCGTATTCGCTGGTGTTGGTGAACGTACACGTGAAGGAAATGACTTATTCCACGAGATGAGCGATTCTGGCGTTATTAAGAAAACGGCAATGGTTTTCGGTCAAATGAACGAGCCACCAGGCGCACGTATGCGTGTTGCTTTGTCTGGTTTAACTATGGCTGAATACTTCCGTGACGAACAAGGCGCGGACGTTCTTCTTTTCATCGACAATATCTTCCGTTTCACACAAGCAGGATCTGAAGTATCGGCATTACTTGGCCGCATGCCATCAGCAGTTGGTTACCAACCAACACTTGCTACAGAAATGGGTCAATTACAAGAGCGTATTACAACAACAAGCGCAGGTTCAGTAACATCTATCCAAGCAATTTATGTACCAGCCGATGACTATACGGATCCGGCTCCGGCTACAACTTTCGCTCACTTAGATGCAACAACTAACCTTGAGCGTAAACTTTCTGAGATGGGTATTTACCCAGCGGTAGATCCTTTAGCTTCAACTTCTCGTGCATTGTCACCTGAAATTGTTGGTGCAGAACATTACGCAATCTCACGTGAAGTTCAAGAAACTTTACAACGTTACAGAGAATTACAAGATATCTTTGCTATCCTTGGTATGGATGAGTTAAGTGATGAAGACAAGCTGACGGTTAACCGTGCACGCCGTGTTCAAAACTTCTTATCTCAAAACTTCCACGTTGCTGAACAGTTCACAGGACAAAAAGGTTCTTATGTTCCAGTTCAAGAAACGATCAAAGGATTCCGCGGAATTCTTGATGGGAAATATGACCACTTGCCAGAAGATGCTTTCCGTTTAGTTGGCCGCATTGAAGAAGTTATTGCAAAAGCTAAAAGCATGGGCGTAGAAGTCTAA
- the atpG gene encoding ATP synthase F1 subunit gamma gives MASLRDIKNRITSTKKTSQITRAMQMVSASKLSRAEVNAKAFVPYMHKIQDVVASIAAGSSDTSNPMMVARPVKKTAYLVITSDRGLVGGYNSNILRTVMSRIRERHTSNDDFVILSVGRKGKEFFTKQGMTILESAIALPDHPTFADIKEITRKAVGMFSDGTYDEVYMYYNHFVSAIQQEVTEKKVLPLTDIQPTGSTASYEFDPSAEAILEVLLPQYAESLIFGAVLDGKASEHAASMTAMKSATDNASDLINGLTLQYNRARQAAITQEITEIVGGASALE, from the coding sequence GTGGCATCATTACGCGATATAAAAAACCGAATTACGTCAACAAAGAAAACAAGTCAGATCACAAGAGCCATGCAAATGGTTTCTGCATCTAAACTAAGCCGTGCGGAAGTGAACGCGAAAGCATTCGTTCCATATATGCATAAAATTCAGGACGTAGTAGCATCCATCGCAGCCGGGTCTTCGGACACGAGCAATCCGATGATGGTCGCTCGACCTGTAAAGAAAACCGCTTATTTAGTGATTACATCAGATCGTGGTTTAGTAGGAGGATACAACAGTAATATTCTTCGTACTGTTATGAGTAGAATCCGTGAACGACACACGTCTAATGACGACTTTGTTATCCTAAGCGTTGGCCGGAAAGGAAAAGAATTCTTTACAAAACAAGGAATGACAATTCTTGAAAGTGCAATTGCACTTCCGGATCATCCGACGTTTGCGGATATTAAAGAAATAACGCGCAAAGCTGTTGGTATGTTCTCAGATGGTACGTATGACGAAGTTTATATGTACTACAATCACTTTGTTTCAGCAATTCAACAAGAAGTCACAGAGAAAAAAGTCTTGCCGCTGACGGATATTCAACCGACAGGATCAACTGCATCTTATGAATTTGATCCTTCAGCAGAAGCGATTTTGGAAGTTCTTCTTCCTCAATATGCAGAAAGCTTAATCTTTGGGGCTGTTCTTGACGGCAAAGCGAGTGAACATGCTGCTTCCATGACAGCAATGAAGAGCGCGACCGATAATGCGTCTGATTTGATTAATGGACTGACACTACAATACAACCGTGCACGCCAAGCGGCAATCACTCAGGAAATCACTGAGATTGTCGGCGGAGCATCTGCTTTAGAATAA
- the atpA gene encoding F0F1 ATP synthase subunit alpha, with the protein MSIKAEEISGLIKQQIENYQSEMKVDDVGTVITIGDGIARAHGLDNIMAGELVEFSTGAIGMAQNLEANNVGIIILGPYKDIKEGDEVRRTGRIMEVPVGNELIGRVVNPLGQPVDGLGPINTTKSRPIESPAQGVMARKSVHEPLQTGIKAIDALVPIGRGQRELIIGDRQTGKTSVAIDTILNQADQDMICIYVAIGQKESTVRNVVETFRKNGALDYTIVVTASASQPAPLLYLAPYAGITMAEEFMFEGKHVLIVYDDLTKQASAYRELSLLLRRPPGREAYPGDVFYLHSRLLERAAKLNETLGAGSITALPFVETQAGDIAAYIPTNVISITDGQIFLQSDLFFSGVRPAINAGLSVSRVGGSAQIKAMKKVAGTLRLDLAAFRELESFSQFGSDLDAATAAKLERGKRTVEVLKQDLNNPIKVEKQVVIFYALTRGFLDDIAINDISRFEAELTSWLDSNHTEILDTIRTTQGLPADDAFAAAINEFKRTFAKSE; encoded by the coding sequence ATGAGCATCAAAGCTGAAGAAATCAGCGGTCTGATTAAACAACAGATTGAAAATTATCAATCAGAGATGAAAGTTGACGACGTTGGTACAGTAATCACCATTGGTGATGGTATCGCACGCGCTCATGGTCTCGACAACATCATGGCTGGAGAACTTGTAGAGTTCTCAACTGGTGCTATTGGTATGGCGCAAAACTTGGAAGCTAACAACGTTGGTATCATCATCCTTGGCCCATACAAAGACATCAAAGAAGGCGATGAAGTTCGTCGTACTGGCCGTATTATGGAAGTACCAGTAGGAAATGAACTTATTGGACGTGTAGTAAATCCACTTGGACAACCTGTTGACGGTCTAGGACCAATCAACACAACAAAATCTCGTCCAATTGAAAGCCCTGCACAAGGCGTTATGGCCCGTAAATCGGTTCATGAGCCACTTCAAACAGGTATTAAAGCGATTGACGCACTTGTGCCAATCGGTCGTGGACAGCGCGAATTGATCATCGGTGACCGTCAGACAGGTAAAACGTCTGTAGCGATCGACACGATCTTAAACCAAGCTGACCAAGATATGATTTGTATCTATGTTGCAATCGGACAAAAAGAATCTACTGTACGTAACGTAGTAGAAACTTTCCGTAAAAATGGAGCTCTAGATTACACAATCGTTGTAACAGCTTCAGCTTCACAACCAGCTCCATTATTATACTTGGCTCCTTATGCAGGTATCACAATGGCTGAGGAATTCATGTTTGAAGGCAAACATGTGTTGATCGTCTATGATGATTTAACAAAACAAGCATCTGCTTACCGCGAACTTTCACTATTGCTTCGTCGTCCACCAGGCCGTGAAGCTTATCCAGGTGACGTTTTCTACTTGCACTCACGCTTACTTGAGCGTGCTGCGAAATTAAACGAAACTCTTGGAGCAGGATCAATCACAGCATTGCCGTTCGTAGAAACGCAAGCTGGCGATATCGCTGCATATATTCCTACAAACGTTATCTCGATTACAGATGGTCAGATTTTCCTTCAGTCGGATCTATTCTTCTCGGGTGTACGCCCAGCAATCAACGCAGGTCTTTCTGTATCACGTGTTGGTGGTTCAGCTCAGATTAAAGCAATGAAAAAAGTTGCCGGTACATTGCGTCTTGACTTAGCGGCTTTCCGTGAACTTGAGTCATTCTCTCAGTTCGGTTCAGACCTTGATGCTGCAACTGCTGCGAAACTTGAGCGTGGGAAACGTACAGTTGAAGTCTTGAAACAAGACTTGAACAACCCAATCAAAGTTGAAAAACAAGTTGTTATCTTCTATGCGTTAACTCGTGGATTCCTTGACGATATCGCAATTAACGACATTTCTCGCTTTGAAGCTGAATTGACAAGCTGGTTGGATTCAAACCACACAGAAATTTTGGATACTATTCGCACAACTCAAGGCTTACCTGCTGATGACGCATTTGCTGCAGCGATTAATGAATTCAAACGCACATTTGCTAAATCTGAGTAA
- a CDS encoding F0F1 ATP synthase subunit delta codes for MSQVAERYALALFQVAQKHESSLDIEHDLREVKKVFEMTPELYDLIVSPKLSADKRTNLINEVFNGANPFVVNTLQLMAQRKRLNEVSSMVDEFVALSNDAQGIEDAEVYSTRPLTEEESASISSVFAKKIGKQSLRIENIIDPSLLGGLRIQIGNRIYDSSVSTKLARLKRQLIG; via the coding sequence GTGAGTCAAGTTGCAGAACGCTACGCTTTAGCATTGTTCCAAGTCGCTCAAAAGCATGAATCGTCTTTGGATATCGAGCATGATTTACGTGAAGTGAAAAAAGTTTTTGAAATGACTCCAGAACTTTACGATTTGATTGTATCTCCAAAACTTTCGGCTGATAAAAGAACAAACTTGATCAATGAAGTGTTTAATGGAGCAAACCCGTTTGTTGTAAACACACTACAATTGATGGCACAACGCAAACGTTTAAATGAAGTTAGCTCAATGGTAGACGAATTCGTTGCATTGTCTAATGATGCACAAGGAATTGAAGATGCAGAAGTTTACTCTACACGTCCTTTGACTGAAGAAGAAAGTGCATCGATCTCTTCTGTATTCGCTAAAAAAATTGGTAAACAATCTTTACGAATTGAAAACATTATCGATCCATCATTACTTGGCGGATTGCGTATTCAAATCGGAAACCGCATTTACGATAGCAGCGTGAGCACGAAATTGGCTCGCTTGAAGCGTCAATTAATCGGTTAA
- the atpF gene encoding F0F1 ATP synthase subunit B: MFFDHLVLGATGEFLNIGDILATLVIFIGLMLLLKKFAWGPLMGVMQQREDLIKSEIETAENSRLESQKMLEEQRGLLKDARTQAQEIVENAKKQGEVSREEIITTARAESSRMKEAAVQEIANERDKAISAVREEVVALSLLAATKVLEKEISEEDNRQLINETIAKAGEVQ; this comes from the coding sequence GTGTTTTTTGATCACCTCGTACTCGGTGCAACCGGGGAGTTTTTGAATATTGGAGACATTCTCGCTACACTTGTCATCTTCATTGGGTTAATGTTGCTTTTAAAGAAATTCGCATGGGGTCCTTTAATGGGCGTAATGCAGCAACGTGAAGATCTGATCAAGAGCGAAATCGAAACAGCTGAAAACAGCCGTTTAGAATCTCAAAAAATGCTTGAAGAACAACGTGGTCTACTTAAAGACGCACGTACGCAAGCACAAGAGATCGTTGAAAACGCTAAAAAGCAAGGCGAAGTTTCGCGTGAGGAAATTATTACAACAGCGCGTGCTGAGTCTAGCCGTATGAAAGAAGCAGCAGTTCAAGAAATTGCTAACGAAAGAGATAAAGCTATTTCAGCTGTTCGTGAAGAAGTTGTGGCATTGTCACTACTTGCTGCTACGAAAGTGCTTGAAAAAGAAATCTCTGAGGAAGACAACCGTCAGTTGATTAACGAAACGATTGCGAAGGCAGGCGAAGTTCAGTGA
- the atpE gene encoding F0F1 ATP synthase subunit C, with protein MGLLAAAIAVGLAALGAGIGNGLIVSKTVEGIARQPEARGVLQTTMFIGVALVEALPIIAVVIAFIVMNR; from the coding sequence ATGGGTTTATTAGCAGCAGCAATTGCAGTAGGTTTAGCAGCACTAGGTGCAGGTATTGGTAACGGTCTTATCGTTTCAAAAACAGTTGAAGGTATCGCTCGTCAGCCAGAAGCTCGTGGCGTATTACAAACAACAATGTTTATCGGGGTTGCATTGGTTGAAGCATTGCCAATCATCGCTGTAGTTATCGCGTTCATCGTAATGAACCGCTAG
- the atpB gene encoding F0F1 ATP synthase subunit A gives MEHGAPMLEVFGIWFNLSNVMMLLVAALIVFLIAFVATRNLQLKPTGMQNFMEWIMDFVKGIINSNMDWKDGGRFHVLGITLIMFIFVANMLGLPFAIVVDGDLWWKSPTADPTVTMTLAATVLILSHYYGIKLKGLKGYAGGYIKPMPFLFPLKVIEEFANTLTLGLRLYGNIYAGEILLTLLAGLASASIFGFAAAILPMMLWQGFSIFIGAIQAFIFVMLTMVYLSHKVADDH, from the coding sequence GTGGAACATGGCGCTCCTATGCTCGAGGTGTTCGGGATCTGGTTCAACCTATCGAACGTTATGATGCTACTTGTAGCCGCTCTTATCGTCTTCCTTATTGCTTTTGTCGCTACGCGGAATTTGCAGCTCAAACCAACGGGCATGCAAAACTTCATGGAATGGATCATGGATTTCGTGAAAGGGATTATTAACAGCAATATGGATTGGAAAGATGGTGGCCGATTCCATGTTCTTGGAATCACCTTAATCATGTTCATTTTTGTTGCGAACATGTTAGGTCTTCCATTTGCAATAGTTGTCGACGGAGATCTTTGGTGGAAATCACCAACAGCTGATCCAACAGTAACAATGACATTAGCCGCTACGGTACTCATCTTGAGTCATTATTATGGCATCAAGTTGAAAGGGTTAAAAGGATATGCCGGAGGCTACATTAAGCCAATGCCATTTTTATTCCCACTAAAAGTCATTGAAGAATTCGCAAATACGTTGACACTCGGTCTTCGTCTTTACGGGAACATCTATGCGGGGGAAATCTTGTTAACTTTGTTAGCAGGTCTCGCATCAGCAAGTATTTTTGGATTTGCAGCAGCTATCCTGCCAATGATGTTATGGCAAGGCTTCTCGATCTTTATCGGGGCAATTCAAGCGTTCATTTTTGTTATGTTGACAATGGTTTATTTATCGCATAAAGTTGCCGATGACCATTGA
- a CDS encoding ATP synthase subunit I has translation MDGLREIYTRLKKMIIFILAFYVIGWGFTSYQEVFAGLIIGTLFGIYNMWILVRRMEKFDRAVAEGSKVRSLGTALRFASGVAAVAIAILFAEHIHLVSTVIGLMVPYALLLTERIVYHVKHH, from the coding sequence ATGGATGGACTAAGGGAGATATATACAAGACTAAAAAAGATGATTATTTTCATTTTAGCGTTCTACGTTATTGGTTGGGGGTTTACCTCTTATCAAGAAGTGTTCGCGGGTCTCATAATCGGAACTTTGTTCGGCATTTATAACATGTGGATTCTTGTTCGGCGGATGGAGAAATTTGACCGTGCGGTGGCTGAAGGCTCGAAAGTTCGTTCGCTTGGAACGGCATTACGGTTTGCATCAGGTGTTGCTGCTGTGGCGATTGCTATTTTGTTCGCAGAGCATATTCACTTGGTCAGTACGGTAATAGGGTTGATGGTCCCTTATGCTCTGTTGTTAACAGAGCGGATTGTTTATCACGTGAAACACCATTAA